One window from the genome of Streptomyces sp. NBC_00287 encodes:
- a CDS encoding contact-dependent growth inhibition system immunity protein, producing MTCPLNRDRSLEELERDRWPAPSTDATRLVATVHALRRRPIGELTVEDMRLLIGQDIGLPYLLPLALEVLRDNPMAEGDMYDGDLLSAVLTRNPAVWTETSGLGRELHVIVAELTDLPPDLQQKVERFMTP from the coding sequence GTGACCTGCCCCCTGAACCGTGACCGCTCCCTTGAAGAGCTTGAACGCGACCGCTGGCCAGCCCCGTCGACCGACGCCACCCGTCTTGTCGCTACGGTGCACGCCTTGCGGCGTCGGCCGATCGGTGAGCTGACCGTCGAGGACATGCGTTTGTTGATCGGGCAGGACATTGGACTGCCCTATCTCCTGCCGCTGGCACTCGAGGTGCTGCGGGACAACCCGATGGCAGAGGGGGACATGTACGACGGTGATCTACTGTCCGCGGTCCTCACCAGGAACCCAGCGGTCTGGACTGAGACTTCCGGACTCGGCCGAGAGCTTCACGTGATTGTCGCGGAGTTGACCGACCTGCCACCTGACCTGCAGCAGAAGGTTGAGCGGTTCATGACTCCGTAG
- the fxsT gene encoding FxSxx-COOH system tetratricopeptide repeat protein, with translation MGRRRGAWAGSAVAGTAAVVTAVLGPVTNYASATVPGWAAQVWVIWPVFAVLVAVSIGLVLWGRRLDAAARPPARLAPVSRLARGQQASLRPPHVERVRGREAELAVLAGMLRRPQGRFAVLCAVGGMGKTTVAAQLAAQAEAAGWRVFWVRWRDGAELAQQMVQVALACGLPEAELEAAQAGQVSLPDVVWRQLGRVRRWLLVVDNADEPHEIGSAGEPVAHYRGWIRPHGRGLLVVTSRDGSGQTWGPCARLLPLEPLPVRPAGQVLLDAAPAAGTAEQARELAARLGGLPLALYAAGTYVAGPTSRYRTFAAYRQALEQELRSLLGAAHPNASDPQVARTVVLHTWEVSLDQLTGEGNALARPLLRLLALLAQAPVPLSLITPDLLSAVTGHDVTAVALDAAFAGLHRYGLLDLPHSPGSTGPASGNRDAAQVVLHPLIREINAVALTAETSELTVWHRALAERLTTAVHEADQRGRAGWPTAVLLAPHLPLLLDYADPRTATHHRTTLNALAQVLQKAGAFGAARLLDERILDVETRMLGSEHPDTLTSRNNLGNALFGLGEPAEAIRLLRQTLEDRARILGPEHPDTLTSRNDLACALDGTGEHAEAVGLLRQTLNDRNRVLGPEHPHTLASRDSLGLALDGTGEHAQAVRMHRRTLEDRIRVLGPEHHLTLLSRHNLASALTRAGEQTEAIQLLRQALNDHARILGDEHPHTLASRDSLGLALDGTGEHAQAVRMHRQNLEDRARILGPEHPDTLASRHNLALALTSAGEQAEAIQLLRRTLDDRVRILGDEHPHTLSTRNALAAALARATQRPHNRWWHRLRRRNTAASAG, from the coding sequence ATGGGGCGTAGACGGGGTGCGTGGGCCGGGTCGGCGGTGGCGGGAACGGCCGCAGTGGTGACGGCCGTGCTGGGGCCGGTGACCAACTACGCAAGTGCCACGGTGCCTGGCTGGGCGGCGCAGGTGTGGGTGATCTGGCCGGTGTTCGCCGTGCTGGTGGCGGTCAGCATCGGGCTGGTGCTGTGGGGCCGGCGGCTGGATGCCGCAGCAAGACCCCCAGCGCGGCTGGCACCGGTGAGCCGACTGGCCCGAGGCCAGCAGGCTTCGTTACGCCCCCCGCATGTGGAGCGCGTGCGAGGGCGTGAGGCCGAGCTCGCCGTGCTGGCAGGCATGCTGCGGCGGCCACAAGGCCGGTTCGCGGTGCTGTGTGCGGTCGGTGGGATGGGCAAGACAACGGTGGCCGCGCAACTGGCCGCCCAGGCCGAGGCGGCGGGCTGGCGAGTGTTTTGGGTGCGCTGGCGCGACGGCGCGGAGCTGGCGCAGCAGATGGTGCAGGTGGCGCTGGCCTGCGGCCTGCCCGAGGCGGAGCTGGAGGCCGCGCAGGCGGGGCAGGTGAGCCTGCCGGATGTGGTCTGGCGGCAGTTGGGCCGGGTGCGGCGGTGGCTGCTGGTGGTGGACAACGCCGATGAGCCGCACGAGATCGGCTCGGCTGGGGAGCCAGTGGCCCACTACCGCGGCTGGATCCGTCCGCACGGCCGGGGGCTGCTGGTGGTGACCAGCCGGGATGGCAGCGGGCAGACCTGGGGGCCGTGCGCACGGCTGCTGCCGCTGGAGCCGCTGCCGGTGCGGCCTGCGGGGCAGGTCCTGCTGGACGCTGCTCCCGCAGCCGGCACCGCCGAGCAGGCCCGGGAGTTGGCGGCGCGGCTGGGCGGGCTGCCGCTGGCGTTGTACGCGGCTGGCACCTATGTGGCCGGGCCTACCAGCCGCTACCGCACCTTTGCCGCCTATCGCCAAGCCCTGGAACAGGAACTGCGGTCCTTGTTGGGAGCCGCGCACCCGAATGCCTCCGATCCGCAGGTCGCCCGCACCGTGGTGCTGCACACCTGGGAGGTGTCCTTGGACCAGCTCACCGGGGAGGGCAACGCTTTGGCCCGTCCCTTGCTGCGACTGCTGGCCCTGCTGGCCCAGGCCCCCGTCCCACTGTCCCTGATCACCCCGGACCTGCTATCTGCCGTCACCGGACACGACGTCACCGCGGTGGCCCTGGACGCCGCGTTCGCCGGCCTGCACCGCTACGGCCTCCTCGACCTCCCCCACTCTCCCGGCAGCACCGGCCCGGCGTCGGGCAACAGAGATGCGGCGCAAGTGGTGCTGCACCCCCTGATCCGAGAGATCAACGCTGTTGCCCTCACGGCCGAGACCTCCGAGCTCACCGTGTGGCACCGGGCCCTTGCCGAGCGGCTGACCACGGCCGTGCACGAGGCCGACCAGCGCGGGCGCGCTGGTTGGCCTACAGCCGTACTCCTCGCCCCCCACCTGCCGCTGCTGCTCGACTACGCGGACCCGCGCACCGCCACACACCACCGCACCACTCTCAACGCCCTGGCGCAGGTGCTGCAGAAGGCCGGCGCTTTCGGTGCGGCGCGCCTGCTGGATGAACGGATCCTCGACGTCGAGACCCGCATGCTGGGCTCCGAGCACCCCGACACCTTGACCAGCCGCAACAACCTGGGCAATGCCTTGTTCGGACTGGGAGAGCCGGCCGAGGCAATACGCCTGCTGCGGCAGACCCTGGAGGACCGCGCCCGCATCCTGGGCCCCGAACACCCCGACACCTTGACCAGCCGCAATGACCTCGCCTGTGCCTTGGACGGGACGGGTGAGCATGCCGAGGCGGTGGGTCTGCTGCGGCAGACCCTCAACGACCGTAACCGTGTCCTGGGCCCCGAGCATCCGCATACGCTGGCCAGCCGCGACAGCCTCGGTCTCGCCCTGGACGGGACGGGCGAGCACGCACAAGCCGTCCGCATGCACCGGCGCACCCTGGAGGACCGCATCCGTGTCCTGGGCCCCGAGCACCACCTCACCCTGCTCAGCCGCCACAACCTCGCCAGCGCCCTGACCAGGGCGGGTGAACAGACAGAGGCGATACAGCTGCTGCGGCAGGCGCTCAACGACCACGCCCGCATCCTGGGCGACGAGCATCCGCACACGCTGGCCAGCCGCGACAGCCTCGGTCTCGCCCTGGACGGGACGGGCGAGCACGCACAAGCCGTGCGCATGCACCGACAGAACCTGGAGGACCGCGCCCGCATCCTGGGCCCCGAGCACCCCGATACCCTGGCTAGTCGCCACAACCTCGCTCTCGCTTTGACCAGTGCAGGTGAGCAGGCCGAGGCGATACAGCTGCTGCGCCGAACCCTCGATGACCGCGTCCGCATCCTGGGCGACGAGCACCCCCATACCCTGAGCACCCGCAACGCCCTGGCGGCAGCGCTGGCCAGAGCCACTCAACGGCCACACAACCGTTGGTGGCACCGGTTGCGGCGCAGGAACACCGCAGCCAGTGCCGGCTGA
- a CDS encoding YhjD/YihY/BrkB family envelope integrity protein translates to MPFRFGAPQDDHAAHHGHWFARLHRWVLSSWIGVVWNRGREMELMHRAMGFAALSFLTLLPLLVVVAAADLARGQGFARWLVQGLGVSEVSQEEVERMFGRPGQALQRTTALGLAALAAFGVTFGAAVQTGYERVWDLPTARWHTMWRHVVWLAVLTGSLLLFFAAPTPEEASALKSVLVAGVDVVGAFVFFWWSQRLLLCGRIRWRALVPGAAATALGLLGLRVFSQHVFSPLIASNTVTYGPFGTVLVLQSWLVGVGFVVYGGALVGRLFHERLERRRLPVPGER, encoded by the coding sequence ATGCCCTTCAGATTCGGTGCGCCGCAAGACGACCACGCCGCGCACCACGGCCATTGGTTCGCTCGGCTCCATCGGTGGGTGCTCAGCTCGTGGATCGGGGTCGTCTGGAACCGGGGGCGCGAGATGGAGCTGATGCACCGTGCCATGGGCTTCGCGGCGCTGAGCTTCCTCACGTTGCTGCCGTTGTTGGTCGTCGTCGCGGCGGCCGACCTCGCGAGAGGTCAGGGCTTCGCCAGGTGGCTGGTCCAGGGCCTTGGTGTGTCGGAGGTGTCGCAGGAGGAGGTCGAGCGGATGTTCGGCCGGCCGGGGCAGGCCCTGCAGCGCACCACGGCGCTCGGACTCGCCGCGCTGGCCGCGTTCGGTGTGACCTTCGGCGCGGCCGTACAGACCGGGTACGAGCGGGTGTGGGACCTGCCGACGGCGCGCTGGCACACGATGTGGCGCCATGTCGTCTGGCTGGCCGTACTGACCGGCTCCCTGCTGCTGTTCTTCGCCGCGCCCACCCCCGAGGAGGCGTCCGCTCTGAAGTCGGTGCTGGTCGCCGGGGTCGATGTGGTCGGCGCGTTCGTCTTCTTCTGGTGGTCGCAGCGGCTGCTGCTCTGCGGCCGCATCCGCTGGCGGGCGCTCGTGCCGGGGGCCGCGGCGACGGCGCTGGGGCTCCTCGGGCTGCGGGTCTTCTCCCAGCACGTCTTCTCGCCGCTGATCGCGTCGAACACGGTGACGTACGGTCCGTTCGGGACCGTCCTGGTCCTGCAGTCCTGGCTGGTCGGCGTGGGTTTCGTGGTGTACGGAGGGGCTCTGGTCGGCCGGCTCTTCCACGAGCGTCTGGAGCGGCGCCGGCTCCCCGTGCCAGGCGAACGGTGA
- a CDS encoding NUDIX domain-containing protein, producing the protein MAWPSGYFGRVSVVSGTVCVVDELVDRVDAQDRVLGVVSRREAVREGWLHRVGVVVCRDGRGRFLVHRRAEQLSRFPGHYELGVGGAAGVGESYERAAARELSEELGVRATVCFRFKFLNRGGLSPHWLGVCDAVLPEIGARDPGEVAWHGWLTESELRRTLQQWTFTPDSQEIFGRYLACRVDPASSR; encoded by the coding sequence ATGGCCTGGCCCTCTGGGTATTTCGGTCGGGTGTCAGTGGTGTCTGGGACCGTGTGCGTCGTGGATGAACTCGTGGATCGTGTCGATGCGCAGGACCGTGTGCTGGGAGTGGTCAGCCGGAGGGAGGCCGTGCGGGAGGGCTGGCTGCACCGGGTTGGTGTGGTGGTGTGCCGCGATGGGCGAGGGCGCTTTCTCGTCCATCGGCGTGCCGAGCAGCTGTCCCGTTTCCCAGGGCACTACGAACTCGGTGTCGGGGGCGCTGCAGGAGTCGGCGAGTCTTATGAGCGGGCGGCTGCCCGCGAGCTCAGTGAGGAGCTGGGGGTGCGGGCGACCGTGTGCTTTCGGTTCAAGTTCCTCAACCGGGGTGGGCTCAGCCCTCACTGGCTTGGGGTGTGCGATGCCGTACTTCCGGAGATCGGCGCGCGTGACCCGGGAGAGGTGGCCTGGCACGGGTGGCTGACTGAGTCCGAGCTGCGGCGGACTCTGCAGCAGTGGACCTTCACTCCTGATAGTCAGGAGATTTTCGGTCGGTATCTTGCATGTCGCGTTGACCCGGCGTCTTCGCGGTGA
- a CDS encoding Imm1 family immunity protein, with product MILDVRCASRRWVAEASGEISVVTAEVLGSLQSWIKKGDLWCPGSIAWFSWSNRQHMDSEGVPNNNLVVSLNRDTGHGGLIWFAMPGYSGPEPDEVLDSVWISDNPNPPDFDTEVLSNPGEPYCFDPRSTLPAEKIEAAVDEFCQMRTGARPECVQWVMGELSGRRADGECESELPPY from the coding sequence ATGATTCTCGACGTTAGATGTGCCAGCCGCCGGTGGGTCGCGGAAGCGAGCGGCGAGATTTCCGTCGTGACCGCCGAAGTCCTTGGCTCTCTGCAGAGCTGGATTAAGAAGGGTGACCTGTGGTGCCCTGGCTCCATCGCATGGTTCTCGTGGTCGAATCGCCAGCATATGGATTCGGAGGGCGTGCCGAATAATAATCTCGTCGTGTCTCTGAATAGAGATACTGGACATGGCGGCCTTATCTGGTTCGCCATGCCGGGATATTCAGGGCCAGAGCCGGATGAGGTTCTTGATAGCGTCTGGATCTCGGATAACCCCAACCCGCCTGATTTCGACACGGAAGTTTTGTCCAATCCTGGGGAGCCCTACTGCTTTGATCCCCGAAGCACGCTACCAGCAGAAAAAATTGAAGCTGCCGTGGATGAATTCTGCCAGATGCGCACCGGCGCTCGTCCTGAATGCGTGCAATGGGTCATGGGTGAACTGAGTGGTAGGCGTGCAGACGGCGAATGCGAGTCCGAGCTGCCGCCCTACTAA
- a CDS encoding Imm1 family immunity protein, which translates to MILNVTCDDRRWLAEADSEISDVVAEVLGCLQSEHVIDGYWRPGTNAWFSWSDRRHSDKSDMPNNFLVVSLNRATGYGGLIWFVNAGYPGPEPDEVLDNIWVSDNPNPPDFDTEVVAEPGEPYFFDPRSTLPIEKIEAAIEEFCRVRTGIRPECVQWTLGEASGRRADRDLQCSNSMCCCLSPEGVGL; encoded by the coding sequence ATGATTCTCAATGTTACATGCGACGATCGCCGGTGGCTCGCAGAGGCGGATAGCGAGATCTCGGACGTGGTTGCCGAGGTACTTGGCTGCCTGCAAAGTGAACATGTCATAGACGGCTACTGGCGCCCTGGGACGAATGCCTGGTTTTCATGGTCGGATCGGCGACACTCGGATAAGTCGGACATGCCGAACAATTTCCTTGTTGTGTCCCTGAATAGAGCTACTGGATATGGCGGACTGATCTGGTTCGTTAACGCCGGGTATCCGGGCCCCGAGCCGGACGAGGTCCTTGATAATATCTGGGTATCCGATAACCCCAACCCGCCAGATTTCGACACAGAAGTTGTGGCCGAACCCGGGGAGCCCTACTTCTTTGATCCACGCAGTACGCTACCCATCGAGAAAATCGAAGCTGCCATCGAAGAGTTCTGTCGTGTGCGCACGGGAATCCGACCTGAGTGTGTGCAGTGGACCTTGGGTGAGGCAAGCGGGAGGCGCGCAGACCGCGACTTGCAGTGCAGCAACTCAATGTGCTGCTGCTTGAGTCCGGAAGGCGTTGGGTTGTGA
- a CDS encoding DddA-like double-stranded DNA deaminase toxin: MRNEIKQKHSTVVINNPNGVCNKAYNCTQSVEAILPKGWTMDVWYPGASTPTVLTGSGPPVH, encoded by the coding sequence TTGAGGAACGAGATCAAGCAAAAGCACTCTACCGTCGTAATCAATAACCCGAACGGCGTGTGCAACAAGGCGTATAACTGTACTCAATCCGTTGAGGCTATTCTGCCCAAGGGATGGACAATGGATGTGTGGTATCCAGGAGCAAGTACGCCCACGGTATTGACGGGTTCAGGCCCACCGGTGCATTGA
- a CDS encoding GNAT family N-acetyltransferase, with product MTVLVVCAGVYADVIKDDPFAGVDRLAGGLDCWCVRPGWGCVVGYGGGLAVGCACGGVVPPGAGWWGGLLTGVGGGLVRESGTRTCAVSGLLVRVLWRKRGVFRRLHDAVLAERSEGRATVLVRRSHLKVDALYGSWGWRAIGDLRPRIGHVPLMHAMLVDLR from the coding sequence GTGACTGTGCTGGTGGTGTGTGCCGGGGTGTACGCCGACGTCATCAAGGACGACCCCTTCGCCGGCGTCGACCGGTTGGCGGGCGGTCTCGACTGCTGGTGTGTCCGGCCGGGTTGGGGTTGCGTCGTCGGCTACGGCGGCGGCTTGGCCGTCGGCTGCGCCTGTGGCGGCGTTGTTCCGCCGGGCGCTGGCTGGTGGGGTGGGCTGCTCACCGGGGTCGGCGGGGGCCTGGTCAGGGAGTCCGGTACTCGTACCTGTGCTGTGTCCGGGCTGTTGGTGCGCGTCCTGTGGCGCAAGAGGGGCGTCTTTCGCCGGCTGCATGACGCGGTGCTGGCCGAGCGCTCCGAGGGACGCGCCACGGTTCTTGTCCGCCGGTCGCACCTCAAGGTCGATGCGCTGTACGGGAGTTGGGGATGGCGGGCGATCGGTGACCTGCGCCCGAGGATCGGGCACGTCCCGCTCATGCACGCGATGCTTGTTGACCTCCGCTAG
- a CDS encoding aldo/keto reductase translates to MEYRRLGASGLKVPALSFGTGTFGGQGPLFGAWGNTDAHQARRLVDICLDAGITMFDTADVYSSGASEEVLGQAIKGRRDQVIVSTKTSLPMGDGPGDAGSSRSRLITACDDALRRLGTDYIDLFQLHAFDAGTPIEEVLSTLDDLVRAGKVRYLGISNFSGWQAMKSLASADRYGHPRYVAHQVYYSLIGRDYEWELMPLGLDQGLGALVWSPLGWGRLTGKIRRGQPLPANSRLHHTADYGPPVENEHLYTVIDTLDEIAQETGKSIPQTAINWLLQRPTVSSVIIGARDENQLRHNLGATGWTLTPDQIAKLDTASGKTAPYPYFPYQRQEGFARLNPPVIAPPAA, encoded by the coding sequence ATGGAATACAGGCGGCTGGGCGCATCCGGCCTCAAGGTCCCCGCACTGAGCTTCGGCACCGGCACCTTCGGCGGCCAAGGACCGCTCTTCGGCGCCTGGGGCAACACCGATGCACACCAAGCACGCCGCCTCGTGGACATCTGCCTCGACGCCGGGATCACCATGTTCGACACCGCCGACGTCTACTCCAGCGGAGCCTCCGAGGAGGTACTGGGCCAAGCGATCAAAGGCCGCAGGGACCAGGTGATCGTATCCACCAAGACCAGCCTGCCCATGGGCGACGGCCCAGGCGATGCCGGCTCCTCCCGTTCACGCCTGATCACCGCATGCGACGACGCCCTGCGCCGCCTCGGCACCGACTACATCGACCTGTTCCAGCTGCACGCCTTCGACGCCGGCACCCCGATCGAGGAAGTCCTGTCCACACTCGACGATCTCGTACGAGCAGGAAAGGTCCGCTACCTCGGCATCTCCAACTTCTCCGGCTGGCAGGCAATGAAGTCCCTCGCCAGCGCCGACAGATACGGCCACCCCCGCTATGTCGCACACCAGGTCTACTACTCCCTCATCGGCCGCGACTACGAATGGGAGCTGATGCCCCTCGGGCTCGACCAGGGCCTCGGAGCCCTCGTCTGGAGCCCCCTCGGCTGGGGCCGGCTCACCGGCAAAATCCGCCGCGGCCAGCCACTACCAGCCAACAGCCGACTCCACCACACCGCAGACTACGGCCCGCCCGTCGAGAACGAACACCTCTACACCGTCATCGACACCCTCGACGAAATCGCACAGGAAACCGGCAAAAGCATCCCCCAGACCGCCATCAACTGGCTGCTCCAGCGACCCACCGTCTCCTCCGTCATCATCGGCGCCCGCGACGAAAACCAACTCCGCCACAACCTCGGCGCCACCGGCTGGACACTCACACCCGACCAGATCGCAAAACTCGATACGGCAAGCGGCAAGACAGCGCCCTACCCGTACTTCCCCTACCAGCGCCAGGAAGGCTTCGCCCGCCTCAACCCACCAGTCATCGCACCGCCTGCTGCATGA
- a CDS encoding TetR/AcrR family transcriptional regulator, with translation MGFEGADPGTVRPGGRTARVRASVLKAAGDALAEHGFAHLDLADIARRAEVGKTTVYRRWGTVTGLVADVLVDMAEQSLPRTETGSLLGDLKANARLVQRTLADPRQGALFKAVIAAATCEAKTAEALHRFYDIRVKEWAPCVQQAIDRGEVPEGTDVHEVIRAVSAPLYYRLLTSSDRLDEAAADQAAEAAVAAARAGAYLRGDEGRA, from the coding sequence ATGGGGTTTGAGGGTGCGGATCCAGGGACCGTCCGTCCTGGTGGGCGCACGGCGCGGGTGCGGGCGTCGGTGCTTAAGGCGGCTGGGGACGCCCTGGCGGAGCATGGCTTTGCCCATCTGGACCTCGCCGACATCGCGCGCCGGGCCGAGGTGGGCAAGACCACCGTCTACCGCCGCTGGGGAACGGTGACCGGCCTGGTGGCCGATGTGCTGGTGGACATGGCCGAGCAGTCACTGCCGCGTACCGAGACCGGCTCACTGCTCGGTGATCTCAAGGCCAACGCCCGGCTCGTGCAGCGCACCCTGGCCGACCCGCGGCAAGGAGCCCTGTTCAAGGCAGTGATCGCCGCTGCCACCTGCGAGGCGAAGACGGCCGAGGCCCTGCACCGCTTCTACGACATCCGCGTCAAGGAGTGGGCACCCTGCGTCCAGCAGGCCATCGACCGGGGCGAGGTGCCCGAGGGCACCGATGTCCACGAGGTGATCCGTGCTGTCTCCGCCCCCCTCTACTACCGCCTGCTGACCAGCAGCGACCGCCTCGACGAAGCCGCCGCAGACCAGGCCGCCGAGGCCGCCGTGGCTGCAGCGCGTGCGGGAGCGTACCTGCGGGGCGACGAAGGCCGTGCGTGA
- a CDS encoding YybH family protein codes for MTDRTSLESELALFMGEYELANNSHDIERVVPFIAEDATYWFSDGSYRGIGEIRSAIEKTFAKILDEVYEVRDLEWPVLTTDVAVCRYRFAWTGVVDGALRSGQGRGTNLIVRQDGGWKMLHEHLSS; via the coding sequence GTGACGGATCGAACATCCTTGGAGTCTGAACTCGCGTTGTTCATGGGCGAGTACGAGTTGGCCAACAACAGCCATGACATCGAGCGCGTCGTGCCGTTCATTGCCGAGGACGCCACGTACTGGTTCTCGGACGGCTCGTATCGGGGCATCGGGGAGATCCGGTCCGCGATCGAGAAGACGTTCGCGAAGATCCTCGACGAGGTGTATGAAGTCCGGGATCTGGAGTGGCCTGTACTCACAACCGATGTCGCGGTGTGCCGTTATCGGTTTGCCTGGACCGGCGTCGTCGATGGTGCCTTGCGGTCTGGCCAGGGGCGGGGCACCAACCTCATCGTGCGGCAGGATGGCGGGTGGAAGATGCTGCATGAGCATCTGAGCTCCTGA
- a CDS encoding IS110 family transposase, translating to MFERTYAGLDVHARSVVGAAIDGVSGEIRSLRLAPETDAVVAWAASLPGPVAAAYEAGPTGFGLARALLAAGVRCVVVAPSKVERPPGDRVKTDRRDAERLARLLRIGELPAVRVPTEAEEAARDLVRAREDVRGDLMRARHRLSKLLLRHGLVWQGSAWTQEHECWLRSLSFDRLGVQLAFDEAFDAVLNTHARRGRLDGAIEQMAAVSPFAPVVGRLGCLRGVSTLTAFGLAVEVGDWHRFTGATIGSYLGLVPSEASSGQRRAQGPITKTGNSHARRLLVEASWHHRKRYRLGRELMRRQAGQPPAVRDRAERGNRRLNQRWKRFDARDKRPTIAAVAVARELAGWCWSLAVMDEPS from the coding sequence ATGTTCGAGCGTACGTATGCCGGGCTGGATGTTCACGCCCGTTCCGTCGTCGGGGCCGCGATCGATGGAGTATCCGGGGAGATCCGGTCGCTGCGGCTGGCGCCGGAAACGGACGCGGTGGTGGCCTGGGCGGCGTCGCTGCCGGGTCCGGTGGCGGCAGCGTATGAGGCCGGGCCGACCGGGTTCGGCCTGGCCAGGGCGTTGCTGGCGGCGGGCGTGCGGTGCGTGGTGGTCGCACCGTCGAAGGTCGAACGGCCGCCGGGTGACCGGGTCAAGACCGACCGGAGGGATGCCGAGCGGCTGGCGAGGCTGCTGCGGATCGGGGAACTCCCGGCCGTGCGGGTGCCCACCGAGGCGGAGGAAGCCGCGCGGGATCTTGTGCGGGCCCGCGAGGACGTGCGCGGAGATCTGATGCGGGCCCGCCACCGGCTCTCCAAGTTACTGCTGCGCCACGGCCTGGTGTGGCAGGGCTCGGCCTGGACGCAGGAGCACGAGTGCTGGCTGCGCTCGCTCTCCTTCGACCGGCTCGGCGTGCAGCTGGCTTTCGACGAAGCCTTCGACGCCGTGCTGAACACGCATGCCCGCCGCGGGCGGCTGGACGGGGCCATCGAGCAGATGGCCGCCGTCTCGCCGTTTGCGCCGGTGGTGGGGCGGCTGGGGTGCCTGCGCGGCGTCAGCACACTGACCGCCTTCGGTCTGGCCGTCGAGGTCGGCGACTGGCACCGGTTCACCGGCGCCACCATCGGCTCCTATCTGGGACTGGTGCCCTCGGAAGCCTCCAGCGGCCAGCGCCGGGCGCAGGGCCCGATCACCAAGACCGGCAACAGCCACGCCCGCCGGCTGCTGGTGGAGGCGTCCTGGCACCACCGCAAGCGGTACCGTCTGGGCCGCGAGCTGATGCGCCGCCAGGCCGGTCAGCCGCCCGCCGTCCGGGACCGGGCCGAGCGCGGCAACCGGCGCCTTAACCAGCGGTGGAAGCGATTCGACGCCCGCGACAAGCGGCCCACCATCGCCGCCGTGGCCGTCGCCCGCGAACTGGCCGGATGGTGCTGGAGCCTGGCCGTGATGGACGAGCCGTCCTGA
- a CDS encoding replication-relaxation family protein: MTRSTPDTPATESAPSPAEPLRLQVLTALALHRMATTGQLRQMLRPDGSRQLLSRTLNKLRTTGFTDLTPLPGADRPRTHAWYLTPQGARLTRDLPLLRGRPPYPITSTTAASLKTPHTLTVVRAHLPFAADARRLGHEHGPWDWTPEVSHPIGDGERVTADALLHYTITQGEHRRKLRAFIEVDRTTMSSERLAIKLIDYARLFTHEPPPAGRRRPAAPGPAWLRHYPLFPRILFILTGASPTRLAHRINDLKAMTIQHPLVAALAREVPLAAAILEDIEQLGPTHPVWTPLTTGEPQSWTAL; encoded by the coding sequence ATGACCCGCTCCACACCAGATACTCCGGCCACCGAGTCGGCCCCCAGCCCCGCTGAACCGCTGCGCTTGCAGGTCCTGACCGCGCTCGCCCTCCACCGCATGGCCACCACCGGCCAACTGCGCCAGATGCTGCGGCCGGACGGCTCCCGCCAACTGCTCTCCCGCACACTGAACAAACTGCGCACCACAGGCTTCACCGACCTCACACCGCTTCCGGGCGCGGACCGGCCGCGCACCCACGCCTGGTACCTCACACCGCAAGGAGCACGCCTGACCCGCGACCTCCCCCTCCTGCGCGGCCGCCCGCCCTACCCCATCACCTCAACAACCGCAGCATCACTGAAGACACCACACACGCTCACCGTTGTGCGCGCCCATCTGCCCTTTGCGGCAGACGCCCGCCGGCTCGGACACGAACACGGGCCGTGGGACTGGACCCCCGAGGTCTCCCACCCCATCGGCGACGGCGAACGGGTAACCGCCGACGCCCTCCTCCACTACACCATCACCCAAGGCGAACACCGGCGCAAACTACGCGCCTTCATCGAAGTCGACCGCACCACCATGAGCAGCGAACGCCTCGCCATAAAACTCATCGACTACGCCCGCCTCTTCACCCACGAACCACCACCCGCCGGCCGCCGCCGACCCGCTGCTCCCGGACCGGCCTGGCTCCGCCACTACCCCCTCTTCCCCCGCATCCTCTTCATCCTCACCGGAGCCTCCCCCACCAGGCTGGCCCACCGGATCAACGACCTCAAAGCAATGACCATCCAGCACCCCCTCGTCGCCGCCCTCGCCCGCGAAGTCCCCCTCGCAGCCGCCATCCTCGAAGACATCGAACAACTCGGCCCCACCCACCCCGTATGGACCCCACTCACCACCGGCGAACCACAATCCTGGACGGCGCTGTAA